A genome region from Salvia splendens isolate huo1 chromosome 19, SspV2, whole genome shotgun sequence includes the following:
- the LOC121779732 gene encoding probable disease resistance protein At1g61310 → MLSRIFELFLSKVVELIADNAHNNVKSIKEFELNLKVLQKKLKSLGAKASDVEEEIKNSELSGRKKRKREVEEWLEEVRSIEKQVVELGTQVESEGFIMRLMDGGLPAKLIEEVDTLVEQSRNFGELVLDICGSGGDKLLTNGMVGQAFHENLEMVLKLLESGEVSSIGVYGMGGVGKTTLAKHIHNRLLQHSQGRVIWVTVSQEFCVMTLQDKIAHFIGVDLVGVDNEDIRASRLHKTLYQMKNSVLILDDVWENIDLLKVGCPFSVEYCRLIITTRSLEVCRQICCQKVFQVKNLHDHEAWNLFKETLGNEKELDSSAEEIAKSVAKLCGGRPLGIVTVAGSMRGERDIHTWRNAYVELTERVSRNDVMGDGDVYKVLKYSFDRLNRNHRSQGGLVERKTRRAQVEQDHSTLNKLVSVCLRMRLIKKGEIGASAALAQPVFSFLMRLRIDRCDKMRIPLSGVPNIEGIHISECKEIEEIFEDEGTSSLTLPKLKYLMLHKLPRLRKVGILSGVPNLEWISVTKCGEIEDVFDDGGSRILTLPKLIQLYLYELPKLKSLCKGTAAIICNSIERISVTKCPRLMNKLPVDVDLAVPRHCKIKLNPELWDSLMSDDPNLSRFFSKG, encoded by the exons ATGTTAAGCCGGATTTTCGAGTTATTTTTGTCAAAGGTGGTGGAACTAATTGCAGATAATGCACACAATAATGTGAAGAGTATAAAGGAATTTGAGCTCAATCTAAAAGTTCTGCAGAAAAAGTTGAAATCATTGGGTGCTAAGGCATCTGATGTTGAGGAGGAAATCAAGAACTCGGAGCTTTCTGGTCGAAAGAAGAGGAAACGTGAAGTTGAGGAATGGTTGGAAGAAGTCAGGTCCATTGAAAAGCAAGTTGTTGAGTTGGGCACTCAAGTGGAATCTGAAGGATTTATTATGAGATTGATGGATGGAGGGTTGCCAGCTAAACTAATTGAAGAGGTTGACACACTTGTTGAGCAAAGTCGGAATTTTGGTGAACTTGTCCTTGATATTTGTGGAAGTGGGGGAGATAAGTTATTGACAAATGGGATGGTTGGTCAAGCTTTTCATGAAAATTTGGAAATGGTTTTGAAACTTTTGGAGAGTGGGGAAGTGTCGAGCATTGGTGTTTATGGTATGGGTGGTGTGGGAAAAACGACACTGGCAAAGCACATTCACAATCGACTCCTCCAACATTCTCAGGGACGTGTGATTTGGGTTACAGTCTCTCAAGAATTTTGTGTTATGACTTTACAAGATAAGATTGCTCATTTTATAGGTGTGGACCTTGTGGGTGTGGATAATGAAGACATAAGGGCGTCGAGACTACATAAAACTTTGTATCAGATGAAGAATTCAGTGCTGATATTAGATGATGTCTGGGAAAATATTGATCTATTAAAGGTTGGATGTCCCTTTTCGGTCGAGTATTGTAGGCTGATTATAACTACTCGCTCCTTAGAAGTGTGTCGTCAAATCTGTTGCCAAAAAGTGTTTCAAGTGAAAAATCTACATGATCATGAGGCATGGAATTTGTTCAAGGAAACTCTAGGAAATGAGAAAGAACTTGATTCTTCGGCAGAAGAAATTGCCAAATCTGTGGCAAAATTGTGTGGTGGTCGGCCCCTAGGAATTGTTACGGTGGCTGGAAGCATGAGGGGCGAGAGAGACATTCATACATGGAGAAATGCTTATGTAGAACTAACAGAACGTGTCTCACGGAATGATGTCATGGGAGATGGTGATGTTTATAAAGTATTGAAATATAGTTTTGATCGGTTGAATAGGAATCATCGTAGCCAAG GGGGCTTGGTTGAAAGAAAGACAAGGAGAGCGCAAGTGGAGCAAGATCATTCCACATTGAATAAATTAGTGAGTGTGTGCCTACGGATGCGGTTGATCAAAAAGGGGGAAATAGGAGCATCAGCTGCACTTGCACAGCCTGTGTTTTCCTTTCTGATGCGGTTAAGAATTGATAGGTGTGACAAGATGAGGATACCATTATCAGGAGTTCCCAACATTGAAGGCATTCATATCAGCGAGTGTAAAGAAATAGAAGAGATATTTGAAGATGAAGGAACAAGTTCCCTCACCCTCCCTAAATTAAAATATCTAATGCTACATAAGCTGCCAAGACTTAGGAAGGTGGGGATACTATCAGGAGTTCCCAACCTTGAATGGATTTCTGTGACAAAGTGTGGAGAAATAGAAGATGTGTTTGATGATGGAGGAAGTCGTATCCTAACCCTGCCCAAATTAATACAGTTGTACTTGTATGAGCTTCCGAAACTGAAGAGCCTATGCAAGGGAACAGCAGCCATCATTTGCAACTCCATTGAACGTATCTCAGTAACAAAGTGCCCAAGATTGATGAACAAACTTCCTGTGGATGTGGATTTGGCTGTGCCTCGACACTGTAAGATAAAGTTGAACCCAGAATTGTGGGACTCATTGATGTCGGACGATCCCAACCTCTCTCGTTTCTTCTCTAAAGGCTGA